The Lycium barbarum isolate Lr01 chromosome 9, ASM1917538v2, whole genome shotgun sequence genome has a segment encoding these proteins:
- the LOC132610806 gene encoding uncharacterized protein LOC132610806 isoform X1 → MTCGHCDTRGHCDRRTCPMLQAAAETVQDVPLSAPQASQDSDFVFMPNPGFASSSQPVSEAAGPSNQRENLRIKLLHLQRDLPKIMLNLQVSSRALVDEDDDEGKLDDEDDQPILRPKVISEGKTRLKLKKLHQQSTSARKTGFKRDENGVSMPTNLSYSPRQLAWIGRPCVTSNQLAAEKEKKIDKLKAKRGKH, encoded by the exons ATGACATGTGGACACTGTGATACTCGTGGACACTGTGATAGAAGAACATGTCCTATG CTTCAAGCAGCAGCAGAAACAGTCCAAGATGTGCCACTTTCAGCACCCCAAGCCAGTCAAGATTCTGATTTTGTGTTCATGCCTAATCCTGGCTTTGCCTCTTCCAGCCAACCAGTTTCTGAAGCCGCTGGACCTTCAAATCAAAGAGAAAATCTAAGGATAAAGTTATTGCACCTTCAAAGAGATCTTCCAAAAATAATGTTGAACCTTCAAGTATCTTCAAGAGCACttgttgatgaagatgatgatgaaggTAAACTTGATGATGAGGATGACCAGCCAATTCTAAGGCCTAAGGTGATTTCTGAAGGTAAGACTAGGCTTAAACTCAAGAAGTTGCATCAACAATCAACTAGTGCAAGGAAGACTGGCTTCAAGAGAGATGAGAATGGTGTTAGTATGCCTACAAATCTGTCATACTCACCAAGACAGTTGGCTTGGATAGGCCGACCATGTGTGACCTCAAATCAGTTGGCTgctgaaaaggaaaaaaagattGACAAATTGAAGGCAAAGAGGGGCAAGCATTAG
- the LOC132610806 gene encoding uncharacterized protein LOC132610806 isoform X2, giving the protein MLEDIRIKLQAAAETVQDVPLSAPQASQDSDFVFMPNPGFASSSQPVSEAAGPSNQRENLRIKLLHLQRDLPKIMLNLQVSSRALVDEDDDEGKLDDEDDQPILRPKVISEGKTRLKLKKLHQQSTSARKTGFKRDENGVSMPTNLSYSPRQLAWIGRPCVTSNQLAAEKEKKIDKLKAKRGKH; this is encoded by the exons ATGTTGGAAGATATTAGAATCAAG CTTCAAGCAGCAGCAGAAACAGTCCAAGATGTGCCACTTTCAGCACCCCAAGCCAGTCAAGATTCTGATTTTGTGTTCATGCCTAATCCTGGCTTTGCCTCTTCCAGCCAACCAGTTTCTGAAGCCGCTGGACCTTCAAATCAAAGAGAAAATCTAAGGATAAAGTTATTGCACCTTCAAAGAGATCTTCCAAAAATAATGTTGAACCTTCAAGTATCTTCAAGAGCACttgttgatgaagatgatgatgaaggTAAACTTGATGATGAGGATGACCAGCCAATTCTAAGGCCTAAGGTGATTTCTGAAGGTAAGACTAGGCTTAAACTCAAGAAGTTGCATCAACAATCAACTAGTGCAAGGAAGACTGGCTTCAAGAGAGATGAGAATGGTGTTAGTATGCCTACAAATCTGTCATACTCACCAAGACAGTTGGCTTGGATAGGCCGACCATGTGTGACCTCAAATCAGTTGGCTgctgaaaaggaaaaaaagattGACAAATTGAAGGCAAAGAGGGGCAAGCATTAG